TTCATTGCAATATTCAAAGATGCTATCAACAGATATTTACTTCGTTAATGTGATGATGCGATATGATGAACAAAGCTTGAACTAGACTTCAGTCGGTTGATAGTGTATGTAACGTATGCGAATGAAAGCTCTGTTCagtttttgtatataaaaatagaatgtgactaaatttttttcaagaaaaggtttctaataatttattgaactattgatttttaatttacgAATCCTAACAACCTGCAAGTAATAatgattttcatattttgaaaGCAAGATtcggataaaatattttttatttttaaatttctggtattttcaaaatttgaccTACATATAATATCTATCTAAATCCAAATATACTAAAACATtaatatatcaatatttttaactaacatatattttgaatttgctacaaaaataaaattaacaataatttaaGTCTATAATATAAATGTCATGAAACATTAAAATAACTTCTTTAGTATAcataaattcattaaaaatattataatatattgttttaagtgaataaaataggctaaaatctaataattatttaaaatattgttaCTTATCATCGTCTACATACATACATAAAATGTCACCTCTtataaaaactaaatctaattaaagaaaaatttaataatgatTCCGTTAGAgactccaaaaatattttcagaaaGAATTtcgtcaaaaaatttttattttatgctcaCTTTAGatttaatctatttttattaaaagtaagaTTTAATTTACTCAGGTAATTCAAACTAACtttaaccaatttttttattgagataatttagttttaattaagagtggatttaattgaatttttattgtttCAGTTATGGATTAGATTacattttaacattaaaaaaaacaacccattcttaattttttttaattcaaaacaatctattcttaattttttttttaatttaaagataaataagTCATTGACTAATTGAAAATATGTTCATATTGTAAAATACGATATACCTAAATCTTTTTGTCCAATAAATAAATTCttcgaaaaaatttaaatgtcataatttaaaagggaaaagatgtttttatatttttaatttatcaaaaatttatttgtcaagaattaaaaaacttttttttttaatcatacttCTTCTCGAAACAAATGTTTTGGGCTTAGTTATAGGCTTCGAACTCGGGTATCTCAGATTACTCCACACTCCAAAGTTTTCTCAAAGGGAAAAAAATACGATGAGGAGAGAAAGGTCTTCGTCCACATGAGCTTAGTTTCAGTGAAGTGGTGTGGTTGCGATGTCTCCATCGAACGAACCTCCGAAACGAATTTCTGAAAATTGAAGCAATTTAAAGTGCCTCAGCAACCGTGTGGtgtattttccttttgtttctcGAGAAAGTGTGTTAGATAGAGGAAGAGAACACGATGGAAACGATGAACAGAGCCTTCGAGAAAGTGAAGATCATGGTAGGAATGGAAGTCGAAGACGAAGAGCAGCGAGCTACTGCATTGGACGACAGCAGCTCTTACGCATTCATGGACGAATTCAACCGCAACTGCACCTTGTCCACCAAACAGGTATTAATTTCGAGTTTCGATTCAACCGTTTTCTGTTGCTTGTTTTTTGTGTCTGAGATAAAACAACGTATTATGAGCTGAGAAAGGAAAATAGAAGGGAAAAAATCGAGTGAAATTTGATTATTCGATTTTCGAAATGTAAGTGTTAGCTAGATCTGTGCTTCAGTTGTGGCATTTTTGACATTGCGATCTCGTAGCGTGTGATTATGCATTTGTGTCATTTTCAACGTTCAAAGGATTTgatattttagcttaattttaCTGTTGTTATATTTGGATGTGTGTGTAGTGTTGATTTAGTAGATAGATGCATGGAAATTGTGGATCTGAGTGTTGTTGGACGAGAAAGGTTGCTCTACTTAGGGGGTTAATCTCAGTGAGATTTCGGTTGGTCTTCAATGCTTTAATTATGAATGAGCTGGATGCAATATAGAGGTAGAGAATTGCATGGTCAGTGATGATTTAAGGAAGAAGATGTTGCTGTGTTTTTGTCCTTGGACGATATCATATTGGGAAATTAACCAAGTGACATGGCGACTGGGTACTTGAGATATCCTTTTTGTTCTAGAAATGTTATGTGTTGAATTTTGTGTTGTTAGAAGATAATTTATGCTGGAGTTTAGGTGATGCGTGAAAATTGTTGGCGGGTCGTTTGTAGAGAAATTATGAATATCTTCACCAAAATGCTTTGGGAAATATTTCTTAGGAAATCTATGAACTGGATGAGTCATGAATGCAGTACTTTTGTTATTGGTATGAATACTTATGAGTTATACAGGTTATATAAGAGTGGTATAGTATAACTTTGAGGCTTGTTTGTGTTGTAAGATGTGACTTTGTTACTAAGCAGAGATAATTTTGACGGATTGTGTTTCTAAGGTGATGAATATTATTGTTTGGGTCAAGAATTACATATACGGGACTTTTGAATAATGAACTTGTTTCCCATTCAGATTACTTTTATTGCGGGAGATTGGTTTGTTAGGACTTTATGCAATGTAGCAccaattttgttgatttttccCATTAGAACCACCGGAGTAGTGGATCTATTAACTCTATGGTTTAAGCTGATGTTTGACTTATCCTAATCCGTTGCTATTGTTTCtgtattgttttaattttgtattgaaACATGTCATTATGTGTCAACGAGTCAACCTCCTCTAGTTTTCCTCCTTACTGGAAATCCTTGTCATCTTAAAACCTTTGTTGTTTTCACTCGGTAAGCTTTCTATCTGTGAACTGTTGGACTAATAAGCTCTCTGTTTATGAGCAGAGGTTATATGGTTTTGCAATATGCTTTTCGGCTGGATTAACTTTTACACTATTGGTAAGTCTAGAAGCatgatttttctttctaattagAATTTCTGCTATATATTAGCTTTTGGTTTAGTGCAAATTATTCTTCATAATGAAACCTTTTGTTgtatccttttctttttgaaCTATAAAAGAATcttactattaaaaaaaaaaaaagagaagaatacaACTATGATTCTTTCGGTACTTTCTGTATAATCTTAGGTTTTTATCTCCAACTTATATTTGACTACATGGCTAGAAACTAATGTAGTGTCATTTATTTTACCATTGTACAGTCAATGCTTGTTTTTCTCAAACCAATCAAGTTTGCGGTAGCATTCACTCTTGGCAATTTGCTTTCACTTGGAACATTCATTATAATGTGCATCTAATCTGGTGTTGTTCTTGTATAGTTGCTGTAAGTAGCTAGATTGATCAGTGTTGAGGGATTGCTGGTCTTTTAGTGATAGTTTCCCCATACGTGCCTTGAATGTATACTCTGCCTTCTCTGATCATTTGAGGAATTGATGCCCATGTCCCTCTTTGTatttattactaaattaattgTTTTCTTGTTACACCTTATTCTTTCATCTTAATCCATAAGTgtttaacattttaaattaaCATTGACAATAATTTACAGCCAAAAAAGTCTGGATGGcttttgtttatttatgttcTGTTAAATTTGGTGTAAtagttgttttgatttcttcAAATGATAAGTTGGAGTCTTTTATGATGGCAGCACAGCCTTCCTCATTGGTCCTAAACGGCAATTCACAATGATGCTTGATCCTGTTCGTATCTATGCCACAGCCATATACATTGCAAGTATGATCATTGCTTTGTTCTGTGCTCTATATGTAAGTAAAAGTGCATCTCTTTAGATTCTTCTAATTTCAGCGCGGaaaaaaccaaaaggaaaggaaaaacgTTCTTTTTATTAAATGGCATTTCATCTTATTGGCTTTGCACTGAGCAGGTTCATAACAAGTTGCTAACACTTCTGGCAATTATTTTGGAGTTTGGAGCACTGATTTGGTATGTCATATTTTATAGTTTCCAAATGCCTTCCATGtaacttatttttatattttcttctgtTTAAGCCCATTAAATACATGTGCTGTATGTGCGAGTCAATTGTGGGGAGAATTCTAGATAAGTTCAATTGGCACATATTCCATTAACTGAAGAAAAATTTTGTATGGACTAATGACAAACTTTCTGGTTTCTGGCACAAGCAAAAAAGAGATTCTGAAAATCTATGGAGTTAACAAAAGACCTGTTTGGCCATTTCAATTTATTGGATGCAATATGATTCAATTTATGGCCTCATCTTTGTTACACTCTTGTAAAACTGACTATATTTTCTGATATTTTGATTGACAGGTATAGCTTGAGCTACATCCCTTTTGCTAGATCCATGGTTTCTAAAATCATGGTTTCATGCTTCGATACTGAGTTTTAGATCTTACACTGAAGACACAATAGCCTTGTCAAATGAATCGCATTGAACCCCTTTCAATATATTTGTTATCCAAAGGAAAGGGATTTTGGCTGCTGAACTGAGAGTCTGAAATACAATGAATGGATTGGTGATTCTGAATTGCTTGCACCTCCATGGAGGATTAGGTTCCACTTGAAAGTAACAAGCAAAATCATGTGCATTTGTCGTGTATTGTGTATGGGCTAATATAAAGATTTCGTTTATCCCAACTTTGCCCTCTCCTGACTGTTTTATCCCCAATTTCATGTTCGAACTTGAGGGAAAACCATGTTTCAGTGTGCAACCTTTTATTCGAAAGTTAAAAAGGAGAGATGTATTTTAGAGGCCTCATATACCACAATTTTGTTCGTAATAGCTGACGCTTGAGAATCTTGAATATATGTTTTGCATTTTCATGCATGCATTACACAATTTCAAACCTTTTCTTTATATGCATGTTTCGGAGACTACTAGAAAGTCAATATTTTTAGTAGGAAGAAAATAGAGAATTGGCTAGTGTTGATTCAAATATAAGACATacaaaggaaaaatattattggtCATTTTACATTTCtcatattaattttaatgtagttATTTTTGCTTAGagtgaatcaaaattaaattttaaataataactcTCTGCAATTGATTGCATGGTCTTAAGAGATCAGGTGTCTTTACAttacaattttgaaaaatgtaatattaaaaacaaagtattaaataaaattgtaattaCTTAATGTTTATAAGAATTCAAAATACCCATTAAAGAAGCATAAGATTAATGGACAATGAACTACAGTTTGATTACTTGATATACACAATTGTAacaaagaatatattttttgctATTATAAGACTAGAAATCCAGGAGATCCAACAAATATGAATGTTTCAAATGGTATCAGCAGCTGTAAAACTAAAAGAAGCATAAGACATAGAACCACCATCCCAACTGTCATGGATAACCTTGGCCTTTGCTTTTTCACCAGCAGCCCCCATTGCCACATGCAATGGGAAGAAATGATCCGGCCATGGATGAGCCATTTTTGCATATGGTGCCTTCTCTTCGTACTCATTTACATCCTCAAATCTGTGTTACAGCCATGGAATTGCAAAGCAAGGACTTATTATATTAACAGACataagatagaaaaaaaaaagtgttgagCTAGTTGAAAGGATTAGATACCTTCCATCAAGAAGAGAGGTTTTCAACCAGGACATGAATGCTGAA
The Arachis duranensis cultivar V14167 chromosome 5, aradu.V14167.gnm2.J7QH, whole genome shotgun sequence genome window above contains:
- the LOC107489742 gene encoding uncharacterized protein LOC107489742, giving the protein METMNRAFEKVKIMVGMEVEDEEQRATALDDSSSYAFMDEFNRNCTLSTKQRLYGFAICFSAGLTFTLLSMLVFLKPIKFAVAFTLGNLLSLGSTAFLIGPKRQFTMMLDPVRIYATAIYIASMIIALFCALYVHNKLLTLLAIILEFGALIWYSLSYIPFARSMVSKIMVSCFDTEF